The genomic stretch TGTCATGAGGGGCAGAGAGTGATGGCTATGTCTACTCCAACAAACCAGAACAGTGGACGATTGATTGCTCCGACATGGTGGGGGAAGGCGTTTTATAAATAACCAGAAATGCCTTTTCATTGTAACGCTTGGCAAGTCTCTCATTAACTAAGGCTTTTTACATGTTTCTTTTTCAGACAAATGGCAATTCCAATGGGCTTGTTCCCATGCTCCGAGTGTACAACAACACAGCACGCTACGTGGACCAGGGAGGCAACAAGGTGAGAAAGAAATTAGATTTGCTAGAggttgtgttattgactctggCCACAGGATGACCTCACAGATGTGCATTAGCCTTCTGTGCAAAGATAACCCATCCTCTACACCCAAGGCTGATGGCTCTGAGAACTTTCATACTGTCTTTCAGACTCTGTGGCCTGTGTTTACTGTACATTCATCAGACAGTTAAcgccctctctcattcccctctcctcaGAGACCTGGTGCGTTTGCCATGTACCTGGAGCCATGGCACTTTGATGTGTTTGACTTCTTGGACCTGAAGAAGAACACGGGGAAGGAAGAGCAGAGGGCCAGAGATCTGTTCTACGCCATGTGGATCCCTGACCTCTTTATGAAGAGAGTGGAGAGCAACCAGGTATGCAGCAACATCCGTGTACAAACTGAATTGTTCAAACGGGATATGGAATTTAGTGATAAAGAAAGGAATATGGAATGGTTTTATTTCTTTCTGATATCTTCAAGATATCAGTACTCATGGTGTATTGTACCCACAGGACTGGTCCCTGATGTGCCCCAGTGACTGCCCTGGACTGGATGAGTGCTGGGGGGAGGAGTTTGAGAATCTCTATACCAGGTAAGACTGGTATAGAGATACATACCAGATACATACCAGTCTCAGCTTTGTGTGCAGTGTCTCACTGGTCCTGTCTTACCCCAGGTATGAGCAAGAGGGTCGTGTGAAGCGGGTGGTAAAGGCCCAACAGGTGTGGCACGCCATCATTGAGTCCCAGACTGAGACGGGCACCCCCTACATGCTCTACAAGGACGCCTGCAACAGGAAAAGTAACCATCAGAACCTGGGAACCATCAAGTCCAGTAACCTCTGTACCGAGATTGTAGAGTACACCAGCCATGATGAGGTGAGGGAAACAGATTACCTAAACTTATGGAACTACtgaggctgtgtctgaaatggcacaaTATTTATTTTCTCCCAGACAATTGGCAGGTGTCAATTTTATTCATCGGCTTTTTTAAATGATTATTATCCTCAAAAGCTGGCTATTAACGGCTAATGGAAACCTTTAAAAGCTGGAATCCTTCAGtgaatgtaatgtcatgtaaagGCACAAGGTGATGTATATGATAGAGGGTGCGTGTTGTGTATTTTTGGGGGGCGGCATGTTTGCCTACTTGCCAAAAATATgtggggagaaactccccaaatataggtgtgccaagcttgtagcgtcatacccaagaagacttgaggctgtaatcactgccaaaggtgcttcaacaaagtactgagtaaagggtctgactacttatgtaaatgtcatatttttatAATTTtgcgaacatttctaaaaacctgcttttgttttgtcattattgggtattgtgtgtaggttgagaaatatttaatccaatttagaataaagcagtaacataacaaaatgtcaaggtcagaatactttccgaatgcactgtagattttATGTAATTGATTTTGCTCTAGTACACCGAAGAAAATTATGCGAGTACTCAGTCAAAAATTAAAATGCCCATCCCTACTATCTATCACCCAAGGCTGCTTTCTGAGAATATCCATACTTAATCCCAAAACATTTTGAATGACGTCCTTCGATTTCTATATTGTTGAAAAAAAATGTTGATCACACAAAACAGCTGTTTTTAAAGTGTGATGCTAATCTATCTGGCTCCTGTTTCCCAATCTCAGGTGGCAGTGTGTAACCTGGCGTCAATCGCCCTCAACATGTACGTCACCCCAGAGAAAACATTTGACTTCAACAAGCTAGCCTATGTCACCAAGGTCATCGTTAGGAACCTTAACAAGATCATCGAGATCAACTACTACCCTGTGATCGAGGTACGGTCTATAATTAAATGTAGTGGTACTAATAATGATCAGCAAGACAGATGATTCTACAAGTTATGTCTTCATGTTGACCTGTAACTGATTTCCCATGCCGGTTCTTTCTAACTAGGCTGAGAACTCCAACAAGCGCCACAGGCCCATTGGTATTGGTGTCCAGGGTCTGGCTGATGCCTTCATTCTGATGCGTTTCCCCTTTGAGAGTGCTGAGGCCCAGAAGCTCAACACTCAGATATTTGAGACCATCTACTACGCTTCTCTGGAGTCCAGCTGTGAGCTGGCTGCTGAGCTTGGTGCCTACCAAACCTACCCAGGCTCCCCTGTCAGCAAAGGAGTGAGTACCACCACACTAAAACCTAACTGGGATGTTAGATAGTGTGTGTAGGATTTCTGGTTTTGGCTAACTTGTTAATTTCAGGCCTTTCTGGTTGGTGTCTTGGGCTTAAACTGTTATCATTTTTCCTTAGATCCTTCAGTATGACATGTGGGACAAAACCCCAACTGACCTGTGGGACTGGAAACTTCTCAAGGAAAAGATTGCCAAGTAAGTTGTCAACCTTGTCCTCCATTTTACCAATGCAACTACAGTTAGTCTCAACACATACATTACCAACCAAGCCCTCCATGTGGACTTATATGTCCTAGCCTTTGTCTCATCACCACTTCACTTACCCCCCCTTCTCCAGGCATGGTGTCAGGAACAGTTTGCTGCTGGCCCCTATGCCCACCGCCTCCACAGCCCAGATCCTGGGCAACAATGAGTCCATCGAGCCCTACACCAGTAACATTTACACCCGCAGAGTCCTCTCTGGGGAGTTCCAGGTCAGTATCACTCTCTGGGGGTTCCACAGACACTTAGACCTCTGCTGACATACACAGCATACTCAAACACTTTAAGGATTTGAGTAGGGGGGTGTGTGTGAGCGCTAATGTTTTGGTTTTGTGTCACCTGCAGATTGTGAACCCCCACCTGTTGAAGGACCTAACAGAGCGAGGGCTGTGGAACGAGGAGATGAAAAACCAGCTGATTGGTCAGAACGGATCCATCCAGGTGAGAACCCAGACCCATCACATTACAGCTCTAATCAATGAAGAGCAATTGGAGTGCAATTATGCCCTATTGACTGTATGTTATGTCATGTGTGACTTTTTGTTAGATGTGAAGTGTTATCCTTTTCCGTAGACATTGTTCTAATTACATTGTTACTTGTCTTTAGGGCATTGCTGAGATCCCAGATGACCTGAAGGAGCTGTATAAGACTGTGTGGGAGATCTCCCAGAAGACTATTCTGAAGATGGCTGCTGACCGCGGTGCCTTCATAGACCAGAGCCAGTCCCTCAACATCCACATCGCTGAGCCCAACTACGGCAAGCTCACCAGCATGCACTTCTACGGCTGGAAGCAGGTGAGTCTGCTTGACTATTGAAATCTATAGAACACTACATGGTCCCAGCCCAGGGCTATCCTCAACCCTGGGCTAAAATGGCTGCTCGAGGCGTTGCAGTCCGACTAAGTGTCGAGCCTGTGTCATGAGTGACAGGCCGACATCTACGCCGAGGACCTTGGACAGCTGGCACTTGGGGTGATTGATAGCACttttaagggggggggggtcaaagcaGTGCTAAATATAAACCGAACGCTGCTGTTCTTTTCTCAGGGTCTGAAGACAGGCATGTACTACCTGAGGACCAAGCCTGCAGCCAACCCCATCCAGTTCACCTTGAACAAGGAGAAGCTGAAAGAGTCTCTGTCGGTTAAGAACGAGGAGGAGATCAAGGAGCTCAACAGAGCCGCTATGGTGTGTTCCCTGGAGAACCGTGACGACTGCCTGATGTGTGGCTCTTAGACCGGCCCATAACTCCTTCTCCTATCCTCACTTTTAGTTAATTAACTATTGCGGTGGACCACTGAACTCCTCAATATCATTGAACCCCACTCTGATTGTCTTTAGGCCAGTTAATGGCATAGTTATCTGCCCTGATCTCAGATCATAGGCTCACGCTTGGGGTTTATAGATCAGGCTATAATGGTTGTTTTGTGGGCATGCTACTGTAGCCTAAGTAGTGCTGTACATGGTGCGCTTTTGTCTGCCTTATCACAGATTATTAACTGTAGGCAGTTTTCTATTTATCGCTCTTGGGGACACTGTCTGCTTGATTTGTATAGAATtcggtgtttaaaaaaaaaaaaatgaaagtgTGAACTCCATTGTTAGTATGTAAATCTAAGGATTTCATCATTTGAATTTCATTCAAGAAGTTAACTTCAATGGTGTATTATTTGTATTGGGTGCTTTGTAATTAAGTTTTGACATTCATGCAATGTCCTGTGGTACTTATGGTAAGGTATACAGTACATCAGTGAccattttagcatgtaaatgttggtggggcaaaaaaagctACATAACACTAAACTATACATTTAATTGAACTATAACGGTgctcacaaactgttagggcctatatAAAGCTTCcctaacagcagtcccaacatcttaccactgcttcACCtagctatcagcagagccttgtttggcagcgaaacagttcattcaggcACATTTACtgacctttaaaaaatatatatatatattttttttttataaacatagctgacttgcttaaacaaatgtgggttctactgacaattgagatgtacaaactatggcataaggggacaacgagcggataagaggcaatccataattcCGATTAAGACAATGAACaagctaggatggacgtagtcaatcTATTTGCTCAGCACTTTTGCAATTTTCAGCGACAGAACTCAAAACATGGGCCCTTAGTGTTCTCCCTGTGCACCAAGtcaaccgtaggataaataaaggggacaTATAAGTAGAccatgaaagctcttacaatatttgattacattactctaaaacaggctataggctacatgtgcatcaCCAAGTCTGAACTGTAGCCTATGTTATGAGgtgaaaagggaccaaattattagggtgagaaacatgggctactaacagcttattaCACAACATACTGTAGCTAAGTAATACTATCTCCCTGACATTACATTTATGCAGCGgtatacatttttggactcaccttattgtactgtgctcacttgaacaggaaagtGGCGTGGCTGTCCTTCGTGGGAAAATTGTGTCAAACTGTGTCataagtctggcattctctggatttttggtgctttcaaaacaactgggaactcggaataaaacaaggttgaatcatgacgttaGTGATCTTCAGATCTGAGATTTtacagttccgagtttccagttttgaaagcggcagaagtcatgatggaatgacagcatggccaatgttgaatgtttatccttgaATGTTTATTAAGATTGGAAAAGAGACCCATAAACCCAGACTTGCACCACACAtacactccactgaatagcatgTTAGTGATTGCtctgcaatgcttgcagttagccaatgattccttccaaaccactcattgttgaatttgcaatttctaacttgtgtaatgtttatggccgatgagcactgatacgttTTAGCAATAATTTCTCTTcaaatgacaaggattgaaaaggatttgccagtagattgtcgacttgattcaagatgactgctagcttgctagttaagattttgaaagtatgatgttgacatgatcagtccaatcaaacctactgtagatatgtaattttatctgtggccaatgaccttgagccttcttggatgggcacttctaatgtaactttatggtagcacccaaggggcttgctTGAATATtcgagctctccctgtagattttgcagtgacgtagtgtccccatgagtgacagaacactgagccaatcacggcgcaactagagaacattaccaacccctacgctctgtattttcctctggctgccccaccaccacagaaagcacagcggtaggctgaaacacctgcattttgtagctgccttactcaagaaagcaaaaaagagaccatgtttgtatgcagctttattaactcaatattttgtatttatttattgcaaactgatatgtgacatgtattaatgccaaaataacatgcaaaacaggtaacatgaaaataaaatgaattttaattattatttataaCTTTAGCTAAACCGGTAGggctctgccctgaatgacgggtcgcaaCTGCAGTAGTTTAACAATACCAGTACATGGGCACAAGGTACTTGATAGGCATTGCATTAGGAAGATAGGGCTTCTTTCACTCTGGATCTTCTAATCCTAAATCCAGAAGTGCTATAGTGAGTGTTGGGCCCGATCCGAAATGGACACctatgcacttgtggagatctgagaatGTTATTGATATTAGAAATGTCGTGGAAAAGTTCTTACACCGAGATACTCAAAGTCAAACGTAAATGAATAATTATCAGcgtgctggagaggttccaaccaactcaatgcaccatagtacacgtCTGTCAGAAGCTCTTCCTGGGTAGACCCAGCAGTTGTCTTCTATACGGCTATaaacagacaagttatatttgcgtGTGATGGGTTTGGATTTGAAATATTATTAATCATTAGTTATGTTAGATACATGAGCAGTGCCATAGGGTTCACACCAGAAGTTAATgtgcaattaagcttggaatgtgcTGAGTGCAGGGGGAAAAGTCACATGTGGCAGCACTGATAAAGGGAGAGACCTGTGGATGAGTGAGGAAGGGGGTAGAGGTCAGGTCGCTgtaagggagaaggaacagtttattgccTGTATAACCATTTCCTGCCTAGTAATAAAGATGTAATGTTTAAAGAGGAAGATACCACTCAAATTGGGGTATATGTCTTTGTTCAGCTGTTCGATCCTTtggggtgaataaacttggtttaagctttcatagtgtctGTAGAGTTCTTACTCTGATATTTAGAGCCTAACACATGATTTAGCATAATGAATTCATCATTactgttttgtttcattcatgcGACCAACCAATACTGTTTCATAACGTGAgtttgttctcaaaacaaggtctgggcatactgccaaattgcagctactgataaGAGGATTTGTTCAGTCaaccacttgcatgaacacagatattggtttatagaacagcacttaaatagaacacagaaatgagTTATAAGAAGAGCACAAATTTCCATGACAGAAATATGGCAAAACTTCCACTTAGAATATCAGAGGGCAAGTTGGAGCTATTACTATATTGCTTACACTCGTCAAATCCTCTGATCTTCACAAGTGGTAAGGGATCCATTTGGGATTGGGCATTCATTTCTATGACAAACCCCTAACAAAGGTATTCAAATAACTTTATCAAgcacatgtattttttttatttttaaatgcagTTTAAAGTGCTTAGCAAAAGTAAAAAATGAAACCATTTCTAGACAAATATTAAATTAAGAAAAAATATACAACTGGACCTTAGAGACCAATGCAGCAATAAAGATAAACATGGATTAAGTAGATAATAGCTGAAACAACAAAGCACCCTAGGTAAAAGCCCAGAATTGTGTGAGACATTCTACAAGTGAGACTCAACATAATGTACAGATGGCGGCATCTCCTAGAAATGTATTGTAAGATGTCCTATTGGTTGGAAGTTAGGTATACATCCGCATATGAAGGCCTACAATCATTCAATACATAGTAGTGCAAGTGCTGATCAAATCTAGGGAGGGTCTAGATGTTTAGCTAGAGCTCCGTGATGGGAACAGGGGGATGATATCAGCCCGTCCCTGATGCTACATCAGCCTACTGTGCCACTGGGAGCTAAAGGCCAGGTGGGTTTTTTTCCACAGTGGAGGAACTCCGGTGTGGTGTGAAGCCTGGGAACAGGAGGGAATGTGATGCTCCAGGTGATGAATTAATGAGCTGCTGCGGCAACCTCTGGGGAGAGGAAGGTGTTCTGCAAGCTGAGACCTGCGCAAGGCAACATAAAGATACAAACAGACTAACACAGCCTGATGAGGGGGCAAGGGGGACTGAGGAAAGATTAATCATCTTTACCAACAAGGAAGAGACTGTCAGagctgtatacagtgcattcggaaaattttcagaccccttgaccttttccacattttgtttcattccagccttattctaaaattgtttaaatcatttccccctcaaactacacacaatacctcatatttacaaagcaaaaactgttttttagaaatgaactgaaatatcacatttacataagtattccgaccctttactcagtactcagcacctttggcagcgattacagcctcgagtcttcttggatatgacattacaagcttggcacacctgtatttggggagtttctcccattcttctctccagatcctctcaagctctgttaggttgttAGGGGAGCAGTGCTGCACAGCTATGTTCatgtctccccagagatgtttgatcgggttcaagtctgggctttgtctgggacactcaaggacattcagcgacttgtcctgaagccactcctggtgttgtcttagctgtgtgcttaaggtcattgtcctgttggaaggtgaacctttgccccagtctgaggtcctgagcggtctggagcaggttttcatcaaggatctctctgtactttgctccattcatctttccctcgatcctgacttacttactgactttattgtcctcatggggaaattttgttgcagtgtcatgtacacatttaaagtagcatttaaatacaaaacaaaaatgacaataCAACTTACTGACTAGTCTtctagtccctgccactgaaaacatccccacagcatgatgctgccaccaccatgcttcaccatagggatggtgcaaggtttcctccagacgtgacggttGGCaatctgtccactctaccataaaggcctgattggtggagtgctgcagagatggttgtctttctggaatattctgccatctccacatctcctccctgaccaaggccattctcccccgattgctcagtttggccaggcggctagCTATAGGTAGAGTTGGTGTTTCcaaccttcttccatttaaggatgatggaggccattgtgttcttggggacattcaatgctgcagacattttttggtacccttccccagatttgtgcctcgacccAATCTTGTCTCGGGCGCTCTACGattaattccttcgacctcatggcttggtttttgatctgacatgcactatcaactgggATCTTACaaagacagatgtgtgcctttccaaatgatgtccaatcaattgaatttaccaggtggattccaatcaagttgaagaaacatctcaagaattgatcaatggaaacaggatgcacctgagctcaatttcaagtctcatagcaaaaggtctgaatacttatgtaaataaggtatttctgttttttatttttaatgcatttgcaaaaatgtctaaaaacctattatggtgtattgtgtgtagataacgtaacaatgtggaacgtaacataacaatgtggataaagtcaaggggtctgaatactccaaatgcactgtagccaGTCTTCCTGAAAAAATGTACCTTTTAATTTATAATGAACACACAAGGACACAATGTTTATTTTGGGTATTTTAATATTGGTTTGAAAAGCTATATTTAAAGTGAGATAGCTTTTTGTaatatatactaaacaaaaatctaaacgcaacatgcaactatttcaaagattttactgagttacagttcatataaggaaatcagtcaaattaaattaattaattataccctaatctatggatttcacatcactgggctgggcgcagccatgggtgggcctggaagggcataagcccacccacttgggagcaagGCACAGTCAATCAGAATGCATTTCCCCCCtctaaagggctttattacagacagaaatactcctccgtttcatcagttgtccgggtggctggtctcagatgatcccgcaggtgaagaagccagatgtggaggtcctgagctggcgtgGTTAAAAGTGGTCTGTGATTGTGAGGCAGGTTGTAAGTtcagccaaattctctaaaacaacgttggaagtggtttatggtagagaaatgaacattcaacactttacatgttgcgtttatcttTTTTTTCAGTATACACATCTTCGAATGGTTTGTACCTCCTTTTACAGCAAAAATGTTCCTGTGCTACCAACTGCAAGTGTATATTGCTGCGTTGATGTAAAGCATCTCCTGTGGTCAACCAATTACTGTACTATGGATTTGACTGAAACAACGCTAACTGGCTGACACCTCTAATCTGGAGATGATGCACTCAGATATGCGGGTCTCATTGGTCCTCCATTGATGGACCCCTCCCCTTCTTGTGAGCCGAAGCCAGTGTCCTGTGAGCTGCTGCTGCCGGTCGGGGAAGGAACCACCTTCTCCCCCAGGATATTCACCCCATCCCTGGCAGtattctccaccaccaccatgccaGCCTTGGCAGCCTTCCTCTCAGTCACATTCTCCTCGactgccctcccctcccccttatTCCACCTCTCTGCCACGTTGATCTTCCCCACCACTCTTTTCTCCTTTAGTTCCATCGCTTTgaccttcctctctacctctttcacATCTTCCAATCCCATGTCCACTTTACCTTCATTCCCACATCCTCCCATTTCATTAACTGTTTTGTCACCTCCTACAACTCCTTTGTCCCTGATTGTATTATCCACACTGCTATCTACCTTTTTCCCTTTGTCTTTCACTTCCATCCTTACCTCTGCCTTACTagcctctccctccacccttttCTCCACCATCTCATTGGTGCGTGCCTTATTtatccccttctcccccttcccgTCACTGTTGCCTCTCCTTTCCATCTCGTGCTCTGTCTCCTTTACCATTTCTTCCACTCttacctctccctttcctccatttTCCATGTTCTGCTCTGACTCCTtcactacctcctccacccttctctctcccaacCTTCCATcagctctcccctcctccatcttcaCAACATCCATGTCTCCTACCTGTTTCGTCCCCTCTGCTCCATCTAGCCCCACATCCACCTTTACTTCCTGTTTgaccaccatccctccatcctttgcCTCCTTTTCCATCTCCACTGTTTTGTCTAGTCCCATTGCTGTCCTTCCATCCTTTCCTATCTCCACCTTTCTGTCATGTTCCACCTCCATCCCTTTGTCATCTAGCATCACCACTGCTCCAGCCTTCTCTTCCGCTACTTTTCCCTGTTGTCCCACCTCCACAGTCACCcgtagaggtgtgtgtttgttgtccagCCTGTTGTCGAACCCCCTGAAGTTGTTCTTGGCTCCCATGATGTATTTCCCCAGGATGGAGGAGCCATCAGTGTTGGGGATGTCTCCTGCAGCCTGGCCAGAGTCCACCAGAACCTGCATGATGGCCTTCATCTCAGCATGCAGCCTGCCCACCACCTTGTTTAGCTCTGTGATCCGATTACCCACATCTGAGGAGGTAAGAACAGACCAAACCAATGACACTGAATGCACCACAATGCTatttacatacatacagtactaaaCAGAGTATGCGTGTGTGAGGCCAAGTCAGTACTTCCTCTCTGTTTAACTGACCTTTAACACATAAACATGTCTTAACTGAAGACTTGAAGGCCCTAAGGCTGGGTCTGGAAACATGATGTGTTACCTTTTCTCTTGGTCTCCTCAAACTTCCGACGTTCAGACTCAATGTAGCGCTGCACCAGAGCCCGTATCACCTGCTGGCGATAAGGTATCTGGTTCTCCCCGGAccctccaccatccacctcctTCCCGTTCGACTGGACAACGAAGGGAACAGACACATTCTCATTGGTCTGCATTCTGTATGTCAAGGCCATGTCAAATGAGCTGAGGTGGAGTTCTTACCATGGAGGTTATGGGGGGATAGTCTGGTGTCGAGTTCAAAGTACAACAGCAGCAGATCTGACGAAAAATACCCCTGGGATAAACATGAAAACAGGAAATATGAGACGAAACTGACCTTTGAGATAGAGGTTGTTCTATTGTAGGTAGAGGAAGTTGGCTGTATAACAGTATAACCTACCgtagggctctccaaccctgttcctggagaggaaCCGTTCTGtaagttttcactccaaccctaatctagcacacccgATTCTAATAATTatctggttgataagctgaaccaggttagttataactggggttggagcgaacAATTACAGAAGGGTAGCTCTCTAGGAACTGGGTTGGAGACCCCTGACCTACCGTATGAGATAGAAAAAGGCCTTAGGTGAGGGGATGATGTTGAAGGGGACAGGCATAGTGAGACCTTCTCGGAAGTAACTCAGATAGAGCTTGGATCGGGCAAATTTCCACTCAACGTCAGCATCATCCTGAGAGAGGACAGGTACAGAAATCAGTAGTCAGTGCACATTCTAGAATCCCTTCTAAACTTTACTGTGTAATCATAAAGGTCTAGAGTTTGAGCTTTGAAACAGTTTTATCTGCTACAGTGGAATGCAGTTTCTTCCATTCAAAGGCATCTGTCCTGCCCTTGAGGTGGACCAACTGAGAGCCAAGTTTCCTGAGTGCAATCTTTCTCACCTCAATCTTCTGGAAGGAGTTGGTGATCATTGCAATGAGCATGTTGAGTAGCACGATCACAATCACCAGGGTGAAGATGCCGTAAAGGATTCTGCCCACAAACTCTGCAACCACAAACTCAGGCATGTCCACATAGTCCTGGTTGGCCACCCCAAACATGGTCCAGAACAGGAAACGAAAGGTCTCGTTAAACCTAAGGAATGGAGTTAGGGTCGGGAGGTTTATGATTGTCATAATGATTTAATAAGATAATTATGGAGCTATGTAGTTAAGTATAGTTTACTTTAAAATATTCTTTACCTTCCAAGATATGGTTGGGTGACATAAGGAACATAGATGTTATTGATCCCACAGAGGAAAGCAGTTCCAATAATCATCAATATGAACATGAACctagggagagaaaagagactcGTATCTATCAACCAACCAATATTGGTTTATTTTGTGAGGAAAACAGCACAATCACATACAGACAGTACCTCACAGTATATATTGCACAACATCTCAGTGGACAGCATAGCCTGAGCATTTCATCCTACCTCATCATGTCATCGATCATCTTCCCTATGGAGATCTGGAGTGTACCCAGGGACTCCTGTGCAGGCAGGATGTAGGCCAAGCGGGTGAAGCTCAGCATACTGGTCACTGCAAACAGTACCTCAGCTATGAGCTGGGGGTCCTCCTGATGCCAGTCTTGGCGCACTACAGGGTAGTGGCAAACAATATTAGCCAGTTTACCCCAGGAAACATGAACATGTATTGCAAGAttagggtcaattccatttcaattcagtcaattctgGAACAGGAAATAAACTGAAATTcctgtttacttcctgaattgaaatggaatggaCCCCCATCCTGGTAAAACGTCAACTTCAAATCTAACACCATGATAATGACCCAAATCCATGTCTCTGGTTGAATAAAGCCTTTTTCTCTCACCAGTCTGGGTGAAGTAGGCACACTCCTCAGTCCCGTCAGGGGCCTGG from Oncorhynchus tshawytscha isolate Ot180627B linkage group LG09, Otsh_v2.0, whole genome shotgun sequence encodes the following:
- the LOC112257760 gene encoding ribonucleoside-diphosphate reductase large subunit — translated: MHVIKRDGRQERVMFDKITSRIQKLCYGLNSDFVDPTQITMKVIQGLYNGVTTVELDTLAAEIAATLTTKHPDYAILAARIAVSNLHKETKKVFSDVVEDLYNYVNPLNKRHSPMVAKETLDIVLENKDRLNSAIIFDRDFSYNFFGFKTLERSYLLKIDGKVAERPQHMLMRVAVGIHKTDIDAAIETYNLLSEKWFTHASPTLFNAGTNRPQLSSCFLLAMKDDSIEGIYDTLKQCALISKSAGGIGVAVSCIRATGSYIAGTNGNSNGLVPMLRVYNNTARYVDQGGNKRPGAFAMYLEPWHFDVFDFLDLKKNTGKEEQRARDLFYAMWIPDLFMKRVESNQDWSLMCPSDCPGLDECWGEEFENLYTRYEQEGRVKRVVKAQQVWHAIIESQTETGTPYMLYKDACNRKSNHQNLGTIKSSNLCTEIVEYTSHDEVAVCNLASIALNMYVTPEKTFDFNKLAYVTKVIVRNLNKIIEINYYPVIEAENSNKRHRPIGIGVQGLADAFILMRFPFESAEAQKLNTQIFETIYYASLESSCELAAELGAYQTYPGSPVSKGILQYDMWDKTPTDLWDWKLLKEKIAKHGVRNSLLLAPMPTASTAQILGNNESIEPYTSNIYTRRVLSGEFQIVNPHLLKDLTERGLWNEEMKNQLIGQNGSIQGIAEIPDDLKELYKTVWEISQKTILKMAADRGAFIDQSQSLNIHIAEPNYGKLTSMHFYGWKQGLKTGMYYLRTKPAANPIQFTLNKEKLKESLSVKNEEEIKELNRAAMVCSLENRDDCLMCGS
- the LOC112257761 gene encoding short transient receptor potential channel 2, encoding MENLTPEQWREIVNKKMRFPLELISAIQEGNIVMVCGLLNTGDGIIRQLDDSEDRLWREALNLSIRLGNEDTMDALLQGIKFDFRQIHEALLVAVDTNQPRVVKRLLDRLDQEKGNKMDVRSFSLAIFDHSIDDSQFAPGVTPLTLACQKDLYEIVTMLTQKGHIIPRPHKISCACLECRNGRQYDLLKFSLSRINTYRGIASRAYLSITSEDAMLSAFGLSRELRKLSKKEPEFKPQYLGLEELCQEFAVELLGMCRNQSEVTTILNSCGDESQDALDQQAFEEGIPNLTRLRLAVNRNQKQFVAHPICQQVLSSIWCGNLSGWRGSKTAWKLLVSVGIFFTMPLLCLVYWIAPKSKVGKILKIPVIKFLLHSASYMWFLITLLGESITMELYRDQFASRQQNILHSSFHMVWVVGFFWYECKEVWIEGLRSYFLDWWNCMDMMVLSMYLASFTLRVLIMLKGHFLCQAPDGTEECAYFTQTVRQDWHQEDPQLIAEVLFAVTSMLSFTRLAYILPAQESLGTLQISIGKMIDDMMRFMFILMIIGTAFLCGINNIYVPYVTQPYLGRFNETFRFLFWTMFGVANQDYVDMPEFVVAEFVGRILYGIFTLVIVIVLLNMLIAMITNSFQKIEDDADVEWKFARSKLYLSYFREGLTMPVPFNIIPSPKAFFYLIRGIFRQICCCCTLNSTPDYPPITSMSNGKEVDGGGSGENQIPYRQQVIRALVQRYIESERRKFEETKRKDVGNRITELNKVVGRLHAEMKAIMQVLVDSGQAAGDIPNTDGSSILGKYIMGAKNNFRGFDNRLDNKHTPLRVTVEVGQQGKVAEEKAGAVVMLDDKGMEVEHDRKVEIGKDGRTAMGLDKTVEMEKEAKDGGMVVKQEVKVDVGLDGAEGTKQVGDMDVVKMEEGRADGRLGERRVEEVVKESEQNMENGGKGEVRVEEMVKETEHEMERRGNSDGKGEKGINKARTNEMVEKRVEGEASKAEVRMEVKDKGKKVDSSVDNTIRDKGVVGGDKTVNEMGGCGNEGKVDMGLEDVKEVERKVKAMELKEKRVVGKINVAERWNKGEGRAVEENVTERKAAKAGMVVVENTARDGVNILGEKVVPSPTGSSSSQDTGFGSQEGEGSINGGPMRPAYLSASSPD